From Nonlabens sp. Ci31, the proteins below share one genomic window:
- a CDS encoding superoxide dismutase, producing the protein MAFELPQLNYAKDALEPHIDAKTMEIHHGKHHQGYTNKLNDAVKGTDLEGKTIDNILLNLDMHNTALRNNGGGFYNHSLFWEVMSPNGGGHPTGELADAIKTSFGTFENFKDTFSTAAKGQFGSGWAWLCVHEGGKLDVCGTPNQDNPLMPEVGCGGTPILGLDVWEHAYYLNYQNRRPDYVEAFFNLINWEEVSKRYAEGK; encoded by the coding sequence ATGGCTTTTGAACTACCTCAATTAAATTATGCTAAAGACGCACTAGAACCTCATATTGATGCAAAAACTATGGAGATACACCACGGAAAGCATCATCAAGGGTATACTAATAAACTTAACGATGCTGTAAAAGGGACAGATCTAGAAGGAAAAACTATTGATAACATTCTTTTAAATCTAGACATGCACAACACTGCCCTAAGAAATAACGGTGGCGGTTTTTATAACCACAGTTTGTTCTGGGAAGTAATGAGTCCTAATGGCGGTGGTCACCCAACTGGCGAACTAGCTGATGCGATCAAGACTTCATTTGGTACATTTGAAAATTTTAAAGACACCTTTAGCACTGCTGCAAAAGGACAATTTGGTTCTGGATGGGCATGGCTTTGTGTACATGAAGGTGGAAAACTAGATGTATGTGGAACTCCCAACCAAGACAACCCATTGATGCCAGAAGTAGGATGTGGTGGAACTCCCATTCTAGGTCTTGATGTATGGGAACATGCCTACTACTTGAACTATCAAAACAGACGTCCTGATTATGTGGAAGCATTTTTTAATCTTATCAACTGGGAAGAAGTTTCTAAAAGATATGCTGAAGGGAAGTAG
- a CDS encoding amidophosphoribosyltransferase, which produces MSDQIKHECGIALIRLLKPLEYYKEKYGTAFYGINKMYLMMEKQHNRGQDGAGFASIKLDVDPGQRYISRVRSNAAQPIQDIFAQINDRINTELTENPEIKDDVAAQKERIPYVGELLMGHVRYGTFGKNSIESVHPFLRQNNWMHRNLIMAGNFNMTNVFKLFNKLVELGQHPKDMADTVTVMEKVGHFQDRQVSKLYKKFKSKGLSKIEASPKIAEEIDVAKILRKSAKDWDGGYAMGGLMGHGDAFLLRDPAGIRPAYYYQDDEVVVVASERPVIQTAFNVAFEEVKELDPGKAIIIKKNGTVTLDQITEPLERKACSFERIYFSRGSDAEIYQERKMLGKLLFPEIMKSIDNDIDNTVFSYIPNTAETSFYGMVEEGHAVLNKQKKDFIIAGEGKLTEEQVEATLSRKLRTEKIAIKDAKLRTFITEDSSRDDLVAHVYDVTYGVVKPEDNLVIIDDSIVRGTTLKKSILKMMDRLNPKKIIVVSSAPQIRYPDCYGIDMARIEGLVAFKAALALHEDRGTYDVVEEIYKKCKLQTEMKDVDVVNYVKDLYDPFTDQEVSDKIGELLSEEGLKADIKIIYQTVDNLHKACPKNLGDWYFTGNYPTDGGNRVVNRAYINFFEGNDERAY; this is translated from the coding sequence ATGAGCGACCAGATAAAACACGAGTGCGGTATTGCACTTATCCGTCTTCTTAAACCATTAGAATACTATAAGGAGAAATACGGAACAGCTTTCTACGGTATCAATAAAATGTACTTAATGATGGAAAAACAGCACAACCGTGGCCAGGATGGTGCTGGATTTGCCAGTATCAAACTGGATGTAGACCCAGGCCAACGTTATATTTCTAGAGTGCGCAGTAATGCCGCACAGCCTATTCAAGATATTTTTGCACAAATCAACGACCGCATCAATACAGAGCTGACTGAAAATCCTGAAATAAAAGACGACGTAGCGGCACAAAAAGAACGGATTCCTTATGTAGGAGAATTGTTGATGGGCCATGTGCGTTACGGGACCTTTGGTAAAAACAGCATAGAATCAGTACATCCATTCTTAAGACAGAACAACTGGATGCACCGCAACCTGATTATGGCAGGTAATTTTAATATGACCAATGTATTCAAGCTTTTTAACAAGCTCGTAGAACTAGGGCAGCACCCTAAGGACATGGCAGATACAGTTACCGTAATGGAGAAAGTAGGTCATTTCCAAGATAGACAAGTCAGTAAATTATACAAAAAGTTTAAGTCAAAAGGTCTTTCTAAAATAGAAGCCAGTCCTAAAATTGCAGAAGAAATAGACGTTGCTAAAATACTGCGTAAGAGTGCTAAGGACTGGGATGGCGGTTATGCTATGGGGGGTTTAATGGGACATGGAGATGCTTTTTTACTGCGTGATCCTGCAGGAATACGACCGGCTTATTATTATCAAGATGATGAGGTAGTAGTAGTAGCAAGCGAGCGACCAGTAATACAAACGGCTTTTAATGTTGCATTTGAAGAAGTTAAGGAGCTCGATCCAGGGAAGGCCATTATTATTAAGAAAAATGGAACAGTTACCCTAGACCAAATCACAGAACCATTAGAGCGCAAAGCTTGTTCTTTTGAACGCATTTACTTCTCACGTGGAAGTGATGCAGAGATTTATCAGGAACGCAAAATGTTAGGAAAACTATTGTTTCCTGAGATTATGAAGAGTATTGATAACGATATTGATAACACGGTGTTCTCGTACATTCCCAACACAGCAGAAACATCATTCTACGGCATGGTAGAAGAGGGTCACGCCGTTCTCAACAAGCAGAAAAAAGATTTTATTATAGCTGGAGAAGGAAAGCTGACGGAAGAGCAAGTGGAAGCTACGCTTTCGCGAAAGCTAAGAACAGAAAAAATAGCGATTAAAGATGCTAAACTGCGCACATTTATAACGGAAGATTCTTCTCGTGACGACCTTGTAGCTCACGTGTATGATGTGACTTATGGTGTTGTAAAGCCGGAAGACAATCTGGTAATAATTGATGATTCTATAGTGAGAGGCACTACCTTGAAGAAGTCCATTCTTAAAATGATGGATCGATTGAACCCTAAGAAAATCATAGTGGTTTCTAGTGCACCACAAATTAGATATCCAGATTGTTACGGAATAGATATGGCACGAATAGAAGGCTTGGTAGCTTTTAAAGCGGCACTAGCTTTACATGAAGATCGTGGCACTTATGATGTGGTAGAAGAAATCTATAAGAAGTGCAAACTACAGACAGAGATGAAAGACGTAGATGTGGTAAACTACGTAAAAGATCTATACGACCCCTTTACAGATCAAGAAGTTTCTGATAAGATAGGAGAACTACTTTCTGAGGAAGGTTTAAAGGCTGATATAAAAATTATTTATCAAACCGTAGATAATTTACACAAAGCCTGTCCCAAGAATTTAGGGGATTGGTACTTTACAGGAAATTACCCTACAGACGGCGGTAATAGAGTGGTAAATCGAGCTTATATCAACTTTTTTGAAGGAAATGATGAGCGAGCTTATTAA
- the ileS gene encoding isoleucine--tRNA ligase, with translation MSKKFNEYKGLNLPEVDKRIKSFWKENDIFNKSMTTREGNEPFIFFEGPPSANGLPGIHHVMGRTIKDLFCRFKTQQGYQVNRKAGWDTHGLPVELGVEKALGITKEDIGTKISVEAYNEECKKAVLKYTDVWSKLTDDMGYWVDMEDPYITYKSKYMESVWWLLKEIYSKDLIYKGYTIQPYSPAAGTGLSSHELNQPGTYQDVTDTTVTAQFKVEDPSKLPFPTNGEVFFLAWTTTPWTLPSNTALTVGPKIDYVLAETFNQYTGAPMQVILAEKLVSYQFGKKNQALKGDAFAKAKQEYQLGDKKIPYQILGSCKGTDLVNLRYEQLLAYATPFENAQDAYRVILGDFVTTEDGTGIVHTAPTFGADDALVSKQANPPIPPMLVLDEYNNPVPLVNLQGKFREELPEVGGKYVKNEYFADGEAPERSVDVDIAIALKEQNRAFKVEKYVHSYPHCWRTDKPILYYPLDSWFIKVTEFKDRMHELNKSINWKPKSTGEGRFGNWLANANDWNLSRSRFWGIPLPIWRNETGTEEMIIGSIEELMGEIEKSIAAGFMTTNPFAGFKNGDMSKENYNIVDLHKNVVDQIYLVGKSGAKLTREADLIDVWFDSGSMPYSQWHYPFENKEQVENQLRKADFIAEGVDQTRGWFYTLHAIATMISDDVAYKNVVSNGLVLDKKGQKMSKRLGNAADPFETLGKYGADATRWYMVSNANPWDNLKFDLDGITEVQRKFFGTLYNTYSFFSLYANVDGFTYSEKDIPLSERPEIDRWILSELNTLIKESTAFYEDYEPTKAARAITTFVTENLSNWYVRLCRRRFWKGTYEQDKIAAYQTLYTCLKTIAQLGAPIAPFFMDQLYQDLTGVCESDASESVHLALFPKADESLIDAALEEKMHKAQIISSLTLSLRKKESIKVRQPLQRIMIPVLDARDKAQIEAIADLVKSEVNVKEIELIDDASGILVKEIKPNFKALGPRFGKLMGQVASRIKSFQQEDIALLEKTGQKEVEVDGNAVILTLEDVEITSSDIEGWLVANQSGITVALDVTISPELKKEGISREIVNRIQNIRKDSGLEVTDRINIEIASHRELDDALLTNKQYIKDETLADLLTITTNVYKGTLIEFDDIATTIKVTKI, from the coding sequence ATGAGTAAAAAATTCAATGAATACAAAGGATTGAACCTTCCGGAAGTTGATAAACGTATCAAATCTTTTTGGAAGGAAAACGACATTTTCAACAAGTCCATGACGACTCGTGAAGGAAATGAGCCTTTTATTTTCTTTGAAGGACCTCCATCTGCTAACGGGTTACCTGGGATTCACCATGTTATGGGACGTACGATCAAGGATTTATTCTGTCGTTTTAAAACACAACAAGGTTATCAAGTAAATCGCAAAGCCGGTTGGGATACACACGGTCTTCCTGTAGAGCTAGGCGTTGAAAAAGCACTTGGAATTACTAAAGAGGACATCGGTACAAAAATCTCTGTAGAAGCATATAATGAGGAATGTAAAAAAGCAGTTCTCAAATACACCGACGTATGGAGCAAGCTAACTGATGATATGGGTTACTGGGTAGATATGGAAGACCCATATATTACTTATAAATCTAAATACATGGAATCGGTATGGTGGTTGTTAAAAGAGATTTATTCTAAAGACTTGATTTATAAAGGCTATACCATACAACCGTATTCACCAGCTGCTGGAACTGGATTGAGCTCCCATGAGTTGAACCAACCAGGAACATATCAAGACGTAACAGACACTACTGTTACTGCTCAATTTAAAGTGGAAGACCCATCAAAATTACCTTTTCCAACTAATGGAGAGGTTTTTTTCCTTGCCTGGACCACGACGCCGTGGACATTGCCATCCAACACCGCACTTACTGTAGGTCCTAAAATAGATTACGTACTTGCTGAGACTTTTAACCAGTACACTGGTGCTCCTATGCAGGTAATCCTAGCAGAAAAGTTAGTGAGCTATCAGTTTGGTAAAAAGAATCAAGCTTTGAAAGGTGACGCTTTCGCAAAAGCGAAACAAGAATACCAACTAGGAGATAAAAAAATACCATATCAAATCTTAGGGTCTTGCAAAGGAACAGATCTGGTCAACTTAAGGTACGAGCAATTATTAGCTTATGCTACGCCTTTTGAAAACGCACAGGATGCCTATAGAGTCATATTAGGAGATTTTGTAACGACAGAAGACGGAACAGGAATCGTGCACACCGCACCTACTTTTGGAGCAGATGATGCCCTTGTTTCTAAACAAGCAAATCCACCTATCCCACCTATGTTGGTGTTGGATGAATATAACAATCCAGTGCCACTTGTCAACCTACAGGGGAAATTCCGCGAGGAGTTGCCTGAGGTAGGTGGCAAATATGTAAAGAACGAATATTTTGCTGATGGAGAAGCACCAGAACGTTCTGTAGATGTAGATATTGCGATCGCTTTAAAAGAACAAAATCGCGCTTTTAAAGTAGAAAAATACGTGCACAGTTATCCACATTGTTGGAGAACTGACAAGCCTATTTTATATTACCCGCTGGACAGCTGGTTTATAAAAGTAACCGAGTTCAAGGATAGAATGCATGAGTTGAACAAATCCATCAACTGGAAACCTAAATCTACCGGAGAAGGAAGATTTGGCAACTGGCTGGCAAATGCAAACGACTGGAATTTATCGCGTTCTCGTTTTTGGGGAATACCGCTTCCTATATGGAGAAATGAAACTGGAACAGAAGAAATGATCATCGGCTCCATAGAAGAGCTTATGGGAGAGATAGAAAAATCTATCGCAGCTGGGTTCATGACTACAAATCCGTTTGCTGGATTTAAAAATGGCGACATGAGTAAAGAAAACTACAACATCGTAGACCTTCATAAAAACGTAGTAGATCAAATTTATCTAGTAGGTAAAAGCGGAGCAAAGTTAACTCGTGAGGCAGACCTTATCGATGTTTGGTTTGATTCAGGATCCATGCCTTATTCACAATGGCATTATCCGTTTGAAAATAAAGAACAAGTAGAAAACCAGTTGAGAAAAGCAGACTTCATTGCCGAAGGTGTGGATCAAACGCGTGGATGGTTTTATACACTGCACGCTATCGCCACCATGATAAGTGATGATGTGGCTTATAAAAACGTCGTTTCTAACGGACTGGTTCTAGATAAAAAGGGACAAAAAATGTCGAAGCGTTTAGGCAATGCTGCTGACCCTTTTGAGACTTTAGGAAAATACGGTGCTGATGCGACGCGCTGGTATATGGTGAGTAATGCTAATCCTTGGGACAATCTCAAGTTTGATCTCGATGGAATTACGGAGGTGCAACGCAAGTTTTTTGGAACGCTTTACAATACCTATTCGTTCTTCAGTCTATACGCAAACGTAGATGGATTTACCTATAGTGAGAAAGACATTCCATTATCAGAACGACCAGAAATAGACCGCTGGATACTATCAGAATTAAATACTTTGATAAAAGAAAGCACAGCCTTCTATGAAGATTATGAACCTACTAAAGCGGCTCGTGCGATAACCACTTTCGTCACAGAGAACTTAAGCAACTGGTATGTGCGTTTATGTAGAAGGAGATTCTGGAAAGGAACTTATGAGCAAGATAAAATCGCTGCTTATCAAACCTTATACACTTGTTTAAAAACAATAGCACAATTGGGTGCTCCTATTGCTCCATTCTTTATGGATCAACTGTATCAAGATCTAACTGGTGTTTGTGAAAGCGATGCGAGTGAGAGTGTACACCTAGCACTTTTCCCTAAAGCTGATGAATCACTTATAGACGCAGCACTGGAGGAGAAAATGCACAAAGCACAAATCATTTCTAGTCTTACCTTATCCCTGCGTAAAAAGGAAAGTATTAAAGTGCGTCAACCGCTACAACGTATTATGATACCGGTTCTAGATGCCAGAGATAAAGCTCAGATAGAAGCTATCGCAGATCTGGTAAAGAGTGAAGTAAACGTAAAAGAAATTGAGTTAATCGATGATGCGAGTGGTATCCTTGTAAAAGAAATCAAACCAAACTTTAAAGCCTTAGGTCCGCGCTTTGGCAAGCTCATGGGGCAAGTCGCTAGTAGGATTAAAAGTTTTCAACAAGAGGATATTGCTTTGTTGGAAAAAACTGGTCAAAAAGAAGTGGAAGTAGACGGAAATGCCGTTATATTGACCCTTGAAGACGTAGAAATTACGTCTTCAGACATAGAAGGATGGTTAGTAGCAAACCAATCAGGTATTACCGTTGCACTCGATGTAACCATATCGCCAGAGCTTAAAAAAGAAGGTATTTCTAGAGAAATAGTAAATCGCATTCAAAACATAAGAAAAGACTCTGGACTCGAGGTAACCGACCGAATCAATATTGAGATTGCATCTCATAGGGAACTAGACGATGCTCTTTTGACAAACAAGCAGTATATCAAAGATGAAACGCTAGCAGATTTATTAACAATAACAACAAATGTTTATAAGGGTACGCTAATTGAATTTGACGATATTGCTACCACAATCAAAGTGACTAAAATATAA
- a CDS encoding DUF2797 domain-containing protein, with product MILTGTIRKMQTELKETVQYYLVFPDNFLHMNQLLDKHISLKHVGNECLNCSLDKKIWRQGFCYDCFSQIPQAGEWIMKPELSRAHLDEEDRNLEYEKKVQLTPHIVYLANSSNIKVGVTRKTQIPTRWIDQGAHEAVAILEAPNRYLAGITEVALKDHVADKTNWRKMLTNNVEDVDLLIFRESLLEFIPREAQEFILDNEKEWEIKFPVLQYPEKVTSVNLAKTTQHAGKLKGIKGQYLLFEGGTVMNLRSHEGLVLEIKVE from the coding sequence ATGATCCTTACCGGAACGATTAGAAAAATGCAAACAGAACTCAAGGAAACCGTTCAGTATTACCTTGTTTTTCCAGATAACTTTTTGCACATGAACCAGCTGCTGGATAAACATATTTCTTTAAAGCACGTAGGAAATGAATGCCTTAATTGCAGCCTTGACAAAAAAATATGGCGTCAGGGCTTTTGCTATGATTGCTTTTCTCAAATCCCACAAGCCGGAGAATGGATCATGAAGCCCGAATTGAGCCGTGCACATCTGGATGAAGAAGATCGCAATCTAGAGTACGAGAAAAAAGTGCAACTTACCCCCCATATTGTTTACCTGGCTAACAGCAGTAATATAAAAGTAGGGGTTACCCGCAAAACACAAATCCCTACCCGATGGATCGATCAAGGTGCTCATGAAGCGGTTGCGATTCTAGAAGCGCCCAACCGTTACCTCGCTGGAATTACAGAAGTTGCCTTAAAAGATCACGTTGCAGATAAGACCAACTGGCGCAAGATGCTTACCAATAACGTGGAAGATGTGGATTTGTTAATCTTCCGTGAAAGCTTACTAGAATTCATACCTCGAGAAGCCCAAGAATTCATTCTCGATAATGAAAAAGAATGGGAAATTAAATTTCCTGTACTTCAATACCCCGAAAAAGTGACTAGTGTTAACCTTGCTAAAACCACTCAACATGCTGGGAAATTAAAAGGTATCAAAGGGCAATACCTCCTCTTTGAAGGCGGTACAGTAATGAATTTGCGCAGTCATGAAGGACTGGTGCTAGAGATTAAGGTGGAGTAA
- a CDS encoding PfkB family carbohydrate kinase yields the protein MSKLVVVGTVAFDAIETPFGKTDKILGGAATFIGLSASHFDTEVGLVSVVGGDFPQEYLDMLKNRGMNIDGIEVVKEGKTFFWSGKYHNDMNTRDTLVTELNVLADFNPVVPEAFKDAEVVMLGNLHPAVQLGVIEQTPAAKLIVLDTMNFWMDSALELLHQVIAKVDVITINDEEARQLSGEYSLVAAARKIHAMGPKYVVIKKGEHGALLFHGEHIFFAPALPLEEVFDPTGAGDTFAGGFAGFLAASGDYSFENMKRAIIYGSNFASFAVEKFGTERMQTITNDEINTRLEQFKALTKFEINN from the coding sequence ATGAGCAAATTAGTTGTGGTAGGAACAGTAGCATTTGATGCGATTGAAACTCCTTTTGGTAAAACAGATAAGATTTTAGGTGGAGCAGCAACCTTTATAGGACTTAGTGCTTCTCACTTCGATACAGAAGTAGGCTTGGTAAGTGTTGTAGGAGGCGATTTTCCTCAAGAATATCTAGACATGCTTAAAAACCGCGGTATGAACATCGACGGTATTGAGGTCGTAAAAGAGGGGAAAACATTTTTCTGGTCTGGAAAATACCACAATGACATGAATACTCGTGATACTTTAGTAACAGAGCTTAATGTATTAGCAGACTTTAATCCAGTAGTGCCAGAGGCTTTTAAAGATGCTGAGGTAGTTATGTTAGGAAACTTGCATCCAGCAGTACAATTAGGGGTTATAGAGCAAACTCCTGCAGCAAAGTTAATCGTGCTGGATACTATGAATTTCTGGATGGACAGTGCTTTAGAGCTGTTACATCAAGTAATTGCTAAGGTAGATGTGATCACCATTAATGACGAGGAAGCAAGACAGCTTTCGGGAGAATATTCTCTAGTTGCTGCAGCACGTAAGATCCATGCAATGGGTCCTAAGTATGTAGTGATTAAAAAAGGAGAGCACGGCGCTTTATTGTTTCATGGGGAGCATATTTTCTTTGCTCCAGCATTACCATTAGAAGAAGTGTTTGATCCTACAGGAGCTGGTGACACATTTGCTGGAGGTTTTGCAGGATTCCTCGCAGCAAGTGGTGACTACAGTTTTGAAAACATGAAACGGGCGATTATTTATGGTTCTAATTTTGCTTCCTTTGCGGTAGAAAAATTTGGAACAGAGCGTATGCAAACGATTACCAATGATGAAATAAACACACGTTTAGAGCAATTTAAAGCGCTAACAAAATTTGAAATAAACAATTAG
- a CDS encoding GH3 auxin-responsive promoter family protein: MANALLNSVVSWFLKKRLHDMELFMKHPQELQDNILQDLIYYARHTEVGKKYGFDSIKSYRDFADRVPVSGYTEMEASIERSRKGEGNIFWPSDIKWFAMSSGTTNSRSKYIPVSQQSLEDCHYAAAKDLLCMYLNNNPDSKIFKGKGLRLGGSKQLDRKSGTAAGDLSSILIDNMPFWADYSSTPGNEVALMADWETKMPAIVQESITEDVTSLAGVPSWMMVLLNNVLETTGKDHILEVWPQMEVFFHGGVSFDPYVDQYKKLLPAGHIKYYETYNASEGFFAIQDRNDSNELLLMLDYGIFYEFISMKSYDTPDEKIIPLSEVELEENYAIIITTNAGLWRYKIGDTVRFTSKSPYRIKVSGRTKHHINVFGEELIIENAEEALKKTIAEIPCFIKDYTVAPIFMEGKEKGAHEWMIEFGTQPGDISAFAKALDLHLQRVNSDYEAKRYNNITLTAPKINIANPDVFYNWLKQKGKLGGQHKIPRLSNSREYMDELLVIHRKGSLVK; encoded by the coding sequence ATGGCAAACGCATTACTCAATTCTGTCGTCTCGTGGTTTCTAAAGAAACGCCTTCACGATATGGAGCTCTTTATGAAGCATCCACAGGAGTTGCAGGATAACATTTTGCAAGATCTTATTTATTATGCGAGGCATACAGAGGTAGGGAAGAAGTACGGTTTTGACTCTATAAAATCCTATCGCGATTTTGCAGACAGAGTCCCAGTTTCTGGATATACGGAAATGGAAGCCTCTATAGAACGGTCTAGAAAAGGGGAAGGAAATATTTTCTGGCCTAGTGATATCAAGTGGTTTGCTATGAGTAGCGGCACGACTAATTCTCGCAGCAAATACATACCGGTAAGCCAGCAGTCGCTCGAAGACTGTCACTATGCAGCCGCTAAAGACTTGTTGTGTATGTACCTCAATAACAATCCAGATTCTAAGATTTTTAAAGGAAAAGGATTGCGATTAGGTGGGAGTAAACAACTGGATAGAAAGTCAGGAACTGCTGCTGGGGATTTGAGCAGTATTTTAATAGACAACATGCCTTTCTGGGCAGATTACAGCTCTACTCCTGGAAATGAGGTAGCTTTAATGGCAGATTGGGAAACTAAAATGCCAGCGATAGTTCAAGAAAGTATTACAGAAGATGTGACCAGTCTTGCAGGTGTTCCCTCCTGGATGATGGTGCTCCTTAACAATGTCTTAGAAACTACAGGTAAGGATCATATTCTTGAAGTATGGCCGCAAATGGAAGTGTTCTTTCATGGAGGCGTGAGTTTTGACCCGTATGTAGACCAGTATAAAAAATTACTGCCAGCAGGTCATATCAAATACTACGAAACCTATAATGCGAGTGAAGGTTTCTTTGCGATTCAAGATAGAAACGACAGTAATGAATTATTACTTATGTTGGATTACGGAATTTTCTATGAGTTCATTTCTATGAAAAGCTATGATACACCAGACGAGAAGATCATACCACTTAGCGAGGTAGAATTAGAGGAGAATTATGCTATTATTATCACTACTAACGCTGGTTTATGGCGTTATAAAATAGGAGATACGGTACGTTTTACGAGTAAAAGTCCTTATCGTATTAAGGTAAGTGGTCGTACCAAGCACCACATCAACGTATTTGGTGAGGAGTTGATCATAGAAAATGCTGAGGAAGCACTTAAGAAGACCATAGCAGAGATTCCTTGTTTTATAAAAGATTATACCGTTGCGCCTATATTTATGGAAGGTAAAGAAAAAGGAGCTCATGAATGGATGATTGAATTTGGTACGCAACCTGGTGATATTTCCGCTTTCGCAAAAGCTTTAGACTTACATCTTCAAAGAGTAAATAGTGATTACGAGGCAAAGCGCTATAACAATATCACATTAACGGCACCAAAAATAAATATTGCAAATCCAGATGTGTTTTACAACTGGCTAAAGCAAAAAGGTAAACTGGGCGGCCAGCATAAAATCCCGAGGCTGAGTAACTCTAGAGAATATATGGACGAGTTGCTTGTTATTCATCGCAAAGGCAGTCTGGTTAAATAA